The proteins below come from a single Desulfitobacterium metallireducens DSM 15288 genomic window:
- the gap gene encoding type I glyceraldehyde-3-phosphate dehydrogenase encodes MSTRVAINGFGRIGRLSLRAALESKASLEIVAVNDLGSPDLLGHLFKYDSIHGILPYEVEVNENIMKVDGRSIQLFAEKNPESLPWKDLGVDIVIESTGHFIERDKAALHLQAGAKKVVISAPGKNEDITIVMGVNEDQYNPSQHHILSNASCTTNCLAPVAKVLLEEFGIEQGMMTTTHSVTNDQRILDLEHKDWRRARAAFQSMIPTSTGAAKAVALVLPELKGKLTGLAVRVPTPNVSIVDFVANLTKPTTKEEVNAKLKEAAEGKLKGILAYTDLPLVSHDFNGDPHSSTVDGLSTMMLGDRMLKVLVWYDNEWGYSNRVVDLVCYIANKGL; translated from the coding sequence ATGTCTACACGTGTAGCGATTAATGGGTTTGGCCGGATAGGCAGATTATCTTTACGAGCGGCCCTCGAAAGCAAAGCCTCACTTGAAATTGTAGCTGTTAATGACTTAGGAAGTCCAGATTTATTAGGACATCTTTTTAAATATGATTCCATACATGGAATTCTGCCCTATGAAGTCGAGGTAAATGAGAATATAATGAAAGTAGATGGACGCTCTATTCAGCTGTTCGCCGAAAAGAATCCGGAAAGTTTACCTTGGAAAGACCTCGGTGTGGATATCGTAATTGAATCCACTGGCCATTTCATTGAGCGCGATAAAGCAGCACTTCATTTACAAGCAGGGGCGAAAAAAGTGGTTATTTCTGCACCTGGTAAAAATGAAGATATCACGATTGTCATGGGAGTTAATGAGGATCAATATAATCCCAGTCAACATCATATCCTTTCCAATGCTTCTTGTACCACAAACTGTTTGGCTCCCGTCGCTAAAGTTTTACTTGAAGAGTTTGGGATCGAACAGGGGATGATGACCACAACTCATTCTGTGACTAACGATCAACGTATCTTGGATCTAGAGCATAAAGATTGGCGGAGAGCACGAGCTGCTTTCCAATCCATGATTCCTACAAGTACCGGTGCGGCCAAAGCTGTTGCCCTTGTTTTACCTGAATTAAAAGGAAAATTAACGGGATTAGCAGTACGTGTTCCAACTCCGAATGTCTCTATCGTTGACTTTGTTGCTAACTTAACGAAACCGACGACTAAAGAAGAGGTTAACGCTAAATTGAAGGAAGCAGCGGAAGGAAAGCTTAAAGGAATTTTGGCTTATACGGATTTACCTCTTGTCTCACATGATTTTAATGGGGATCCACATAGCTCAACGGTTGATGGCCTTTCGACGATGATGCTTGGAGACCGGATGCTTAAAGTTCTTGTCTGGTATGATAATGAATGGGGATATTCAAACCGAGTAGTTGATCTCGTCTGCTATATTGCAAATAAGGGTTTGTAA
- a CDS encoding zinc-ribbon domain containing protein, producing MAFEDKVLVCRDCGNEFIFSIGEQEFFAEKGFENEPTRCPACRASRRQRVAGAERPRREMFPAICSDCGAETQVPFRPSGDKAVYCRDCYQRLRGF from the coding sequence ATGGCATTTGAAGACAAAGTATTGGTTTGCCGGGACTGTGGTAACGAATTCATTTTCTCCATTGGTGAACAAGAATTTTTCGCAGAAAAAGGATTTGAAAATGAGCCCACGCGCTGTCCGGCTTGTCGTGCGTCTCGACGCCAACGTGTTGCAGGAGCTGAACGGCCTCGACGTGAAATGTTTCCGGCTATTTGTAGCGATTGCGGGGCTGAGACCCAAGTTCCTTTCCGTCCCTCAGGGGATAAAGCCGTTTATTGCCGGGACTGCTATCAAAGATTAAGAGGATTTTAA
- a CDS encoding PRK06851 family protein, producing MTEKAKIRKMFPGGITYQGFYSFYNYMIERDARHIFVIKGGPGVGKSTFMKKIAQSMFEAGYEIEYHCCSSDNNSIDGLVIPELNIALLDGTAPHIVDPKTPGAVDEIINLGEYWNEAKMLESKAEIMACNLQVSRYFQAAYYSLKDAKNAMDEWEFYIEPYQNWDDINKMYLKTEKNIFKNSPPGNGKARHLFAWAHTPQGKCQYIDSLLSGMQTLYTLKGQPGTGKSTFLSRISNRASMLGLSVEYFHSTLDPEKLDLILLPEIKVGLVIDADPYSYTPDFKCTVIELDFDKSLDQILLQNYKSELTSCSERVNTSLERALANSKKAKMSHDQMETYYIPAMDFQAIEDKRVETLQRILNMAEEHSIAVTTNLSPTPKI from the coding sequence ATGACTGAAAAAGCAAAGATTAGAAAGATGTTTCCCGGTGGAATTACTTATCAAGGTTTTTACTCCTTCTATAATTATATGATCGAGCGAGATGCCCGTCATATCTTCGTTATCAAGGGCGGTCCAGGAGTGGGTAAGTCAACCTTCATGAAGAAAATTGCTCAATCAATGTTCGAGGCAGGCTATGAAATTGAATATCATTGTTGCTCTTCGGATAATAATTCAATTGATGGTTTAGTGATTCCAGAACTGAACATAGCTCTTCTTGATGGAACGGCACCGCATATCGTTGATCCCAAAACTCCAGGTGCTGTCGATGAAATTATTAATCTTGGCGAGTATTGGAATGAAGCAAAGATGCTTGAATCAAAGGCTGAAATAATGGCCTGTAATCTTCAAGTAAGCCGTTATTTCCAAGCTGCTTATTATTCTTTAAAAGACGCTAAGAACGCAATGGACGAGTGGGAATTTTATATTGAACCCTATCAAAACTGGGATGATATCAACAAAATGTACTTAAAAACTGAGAAGAACATCTTTAAAAATTCACCTCCAGGGAATGGAAAAGCACGCCACTTATTTGCCTGGGCACATACTCCTCAAGGAAAATGTCAATATATTGACTCTCTGCTTAGTGGAATGCAGACTCTGTATACCTTAAAAGGGCAACCGGGTACAGGCAAATCGACCTTTTTATCCCGTATCTCCAATCGTGCTTCAATGCTGGGATTAAGTGTGGAGTATTTTCATAGTACGCTCGATCCCGAAAAATTAGATCTAATCCTTCTTCCAGAAATAAAAGTAGGTCTTGTTATCGATGCAGATCCTTATTCATATACCCCTGATTTTAAATGTACTGTGATAGAGTTAGATTTTGATAAAAGTTTAGATCAGATTTTACTACAAAACTATAAATCTGAGTTAACTTCTTGTAGTGAACGTGTAAACACTAGTTTGGAACGGGCTTTAGCGAATTCAAAGAAGGCAAAAATGAGCCATGATCAAATGGAAACATACTATATTCCTGCGATGGATTTCCAAGCTATTGAAGATAAGCGGGTAGAAACGTTACAAAGAATCCTCAATATGGCTGAGGAACATTCTATCGCGGTTACAACAAATTTATCCCCAACTCCTAAAATTTAG
- a CDS encoding D-alanyl-D-alanine carboxypeptidase family protein gives MRIITALVCFIFILLNSVPPVYALSSSNPPEIHGEGAYLIDVQSGQTLYSKNGDGFFAPASTTKIMTGLLAIEEGNLDDVVTLSSTMLDYKTVYGTRIYLEPGEKMPLRDLLYALLLNSANDAAVGIAEHIGGSLPQFVFMMNEKAKELGLKNTTFKNPSGLTNEGHVTTPHDLARIAQAAYANPIFRNYVQTQRHTITRSKSDVPTEMINENKLLGQNPYINGMKTGYTEVAKNCLVASASKDGRDLIAVILKSQGREIYTDMENLLNYGFSQFQTTVYKPAGSAITQTTIGTDEINLVLSKPIYTTEKMGEPSSKLTLKIIPAATNLTEVEQGQTLGTVEVWEGNEKLENVPLTSDRSVKHKLSLHNSSPWAAFFLLVIMLGIILFYAQTKRSSAHRFQRTRKKKKKTQVSK, from the coding sequence TTGAGAATCATCACGGCGCTAGTCTGCTTCATCTTTATCTTGCTCAATAGTGTTCCTCCTGTATATGCTCTGTCGAGTTCCAATCCTCCAGAAATTCATGGAGAAGGAGCTTATCTGATTGATGTTCAATCCGGGCAGACGTTATATAGTAAAAATGGAGATGGATTTTTCGCTCCTGCAAGTACTACCAAGATTATGACTGGATTGTTAGCAATCGAAGAAGGGAATCTTGATGATGTCGTTACTCTAAGCTCTACCATGCTCGATTACAAGACCGTTTATGGCACGCGGATCTATCTTGAACCGGGAGAGAAAATGCCTCTGCGAGATCTTCTTTATGCTTTATTGCTTAACTCTGCAAATGATGCTGCAGTAGGCATTGCTGAACATATCGGGGGGAGTCTTCCTCAATTTGTGTTCATGATGAATGAAAAAGCGAAGGAGCTAGGGCTAAAAAATACGACCTTTAAAAATCCCAGCGGGCTGACGAACGAGGGACATGTAACAACTCCTCATGATCTTGCTCGCATCGCACAAGCTGCTTATGCTAACCCGATATTCCGAAATTATGTACAGACGCAACGGCATACTATCACCCGGTCCAAATCGGATGTACCCACTGAAATGATTAACGAGAACAAACTCTTAGGACAAAATCCCTATATCAATGGGATGAAAACGGGTTATACAGAAGTTGCAAAAAATTGTTTAGTGGCTTCCGCTTCGAAGGATGGGCGAGACCTTATCGCAGTTATCCTTAAATCACAAGGCCGCGAGATTTATACAGATATGGAAAATCTCCTCAACTATGGTTTCTCTCAATTTCAGACTACGGTTTATAAACCTGCAGGAAGTGCTATTACACAGACAACAATTGGAACAGATGAAATCAATCTTGTCTTGTCGAAACCTATTTATACTACGGAAAAAATGGGGGAGCCCAGCTCAAAGTTAACACTTAAAATCATTCCTGCAGCGACGAATTTAACAGAAGTTGAGCAAGGACAAACGTTAGGAACTGTCGAAGTCTGGGAGGGTAACGAAAAACTCGAAAATGTTCCACTCACATCAGACAGGAGTGTCAAACACAAATTAAGTCTTCACAATAGCTCACCATGGGCCGCTTTTTTTCTTCTCGTAATAATGTTGGGTATAATTTTATTTTATGCTCAGACGAAGAGAAGTTCTGCCCACCGATTTCAGCGAACACGTAAAAAAAAGAAGAAAACTCAGGTCAGTAAATGA
- a CDS encoding AAA family ATPase, which translates to MRLNSPTELIRSLEEQDYILDEQKGTTLFLALALDKPCLIEGPAGVGKTQLAIALARACNRPLIRLQCYEGLDAQKALYDWNYPKQLLRLQSKDSSWNDVKFDLYSEEFILARPLLKAILSPKPVVLLIDELDKSDEEFESFLLELLGEFQVTIPERGTFYATTRPIVILTSNNTRELSDALRRRCVHLELDYPSILREIMILERKNPKIGSKLIEDVCQFVAKVRKLPLRKLPSVSESIDFVQALQILKQERIDLDQLSGALNLLLKYPGDLKKLEDRLKIWQAEEVQRKEHSGQNS; encoded by the coding sequence ATGAGGCTGAATTCACCTACGGAATTAATCCGGTCCTTAGAAGAGCAAGACTATATCCTGGACGAGCAAAAAGGGACGACCTTATTTTTAGCTCTCGCTTTGGACAAGCCCTGTCTTATTGAAGGGCCAGCAGGAGTTGGAAAAACTCAACTCGCTATAGCTTTAGCCAGGGCCTGTAACCGTCCTTTAATTCGATTACAATGTTATGAAGGGCTTGATGCTCAAAAAGCGCTTTATGATTGGAATTATCCCAAACAGCTCTTACGCTTACAAAGTAAAGATTCGAGCTGGAATGATGTTAAATTTGATCTCTATAGTGAGGAATTTATATTGGCCCGTCCCTTGCTTAAAGCGATCTTATCTCCAAAACCTGTCGTATTACTTATTGACGAATTGGATAAGAGTGATGAAGAATTTGAAAGCTTTTTACTCGAACTCTTAGGCGAATTTCAAGTGACAATTCCAGAGCGAGGAACTTTTTACGCTACAACGCGTCCAATCGTCATTTTAACAAGCAATAATACCCGGGAATTGAGTGACGCACTACGAAGACGGTGCGTGCACCTTGAACTCGACTATCCTTCTATATTAAGGGAAATCATGATTCTTGAACGTAAAAATCCCAAGATAGGATCAAAACTGATTGAAGATGTTTGTCAGTTTGTAGCGAAAGTCCGTAAACTTCCCTTACGCAAATTGCCAAGTGTATCCGAAAGTATCGACTTTGTTCAAGCCTTACAGATTCTTAAGCAAGAGCGAATAGACTTGGATCAGCTATCCGGTGCGCTGAACCTCCTTCTTAAATACCCTGGTGACTTAAAAAAATTAGAAGATCGTCTAAAAATCTGGCAAGCTGAAGAAGTTCAGAGAAAAGAACATTCGGGGCAAAACTCATGA
- a CDS encoding DUF896 domain-containing protein codes for MEINTLIERINELSRKQRSVGLEEWEREEQEALRQEYLGFIRGQVHATLGQVKGTNS; via the coding sequence GTGGAGATAAATACCCTTATCGAGAGAATTAATGAGTTATCCCGTAAACAAAGAAGTGTGGGACTTGAAGAATGGGAGCGCGAAGAGCAGGAAGCACTTCGCCAAGAATATTTAGGTTTTATTCGTGGGCAAGTTCATGCAACATTAGGTCAAGTCAAAGGTACTAATTCATAG
- a CDS encoding DUF1540 domain-containing protein: MPNTNPEVLCNVVECKYNESAKICTAGQIQVTKHHAEVRTTEATDCGTFELSK, from the coding sequence ATGCCTAATACCAATCCTGAAGTTCTTTGCAATGTGGTTGAGTGCAAATACAATGAATCCGCGAAAATTTGCACTGCGGGTCAAATTCAAGTCACAAAACATCATGCAGAGGTTCGAACGACAGAAGCGACTGATTGTGGAACCTTTGAGCTCAGCAAGTAA
- a CDS encoding DegV family protein, whose amino-acid sequence MSFVVVVDSSADILPKVAQEEGIVVIPMPVNIDGQTFLEGVDIFPEIFYSQFGSFQELPKTSQPNPGTLKEKYEEIIANGHEVVAIHLSSGLSSTYSTALMVRDMCTAPEKIHVIDSLGATFGYGLLAIQVNHYLKTSPTWEEAEPRIVELRNQMRYIFTLDTLEYLVKGGRVSKTAGFLGGILDVKPVLEITPDGRLEPFAKVRSHKAALRKLIEVMLKEIDHPEEQIIGISHSNCLDETQAFAEEIRKQVNVKDIMISNIGCVVGSHTGPGAVALFYKRAL is encoded by the coding sequence ATGTCTTTTGTTGTTGTCGTTGACAGTTCCGCTGATATTCTCCCAAAGGTTGCACAAGAAGAAGGAATTGTTGTAATTCCTATGCCTGTAAATATTGATGGACAAACCTTTCTCGAAGGAGTTGATATTTTTCCCGAAATCTTTTATTCTCAATTTGGATCTTTTCAAGAATTACCTAAAACGTCCCAACCTAATCCTGGAACACTTAAGGAAAAATATGAAGAAATCATAGCTAACGGGCATGAAGTTGTGGCAATTCATCTTTCATCGGGATTGAGTTCGACCTATTCAACTGCCTTGATGGTTCGGGATATGTGTACTGCTCCAGAAAAAATCCATGTTATTGACAGCTTAGGAGCTACCTTCGGTTATGGTTTACTGGCAATACAGGTAAATCATTATCTCAAAACCTCTCCTACATGGGAAGAAGCTGAACCCCGTATTGTTGAGCTAAGAAATCAAATGCGTTATATCTTCACCTTAGATACGCTCGAATATTTAGTGAAAGGGGGCCGTGTGAGTAAAACGGCTGGCTTTCTCGGTGGAATTCTTGATGTAAAGCCTGTTTTAGAAATTACACCTGATGGACGATTAGAACCTTTTGCTAAAGTTCGTTCTCATAAAGCTGCTTTACGCAAACTGATAGAGGTTATGCTTAAAGAAATTGATCATCCCGAAGAGCAAATTATAGGAATTTCTCATTCCAATTGTTTAGATGAAACTCAAGCTTTTGCTGAAGAAATCCGTAAACAAGTCAATGTCAAAGATATCATGATTAGTAACATCGGCTGTGTTGTTGGAAGTCATACTGGCCCTGGTGCCGTTGCGTTATTTTACAAGCGAGCTCTTTAA
- a CDS encoding acyl-CoA thioesterase, producing MSLFSETKLRVRYAETDQMGIVYHSNYLIWFEVGRTELFRNLGLPYTVFEEQGLSLAVVEASCRYRQPAKYDDELVVYTRLEKFTSRIIKFSYQVMMEDILLTDGKTSHVFLNKEGRVADVRKYRVWKEVATKIPSLKI from the coding sequence TTGTCTTTATTTTCAGAGACTAAATTAAGAGTGCGTTATGCGGAAACAGATCAAATGGGTATCGTTTATCACTCTAACTATTTGATTTGGTTTGAGGTTGGAAGGACAGAACTTTTCCGTAATTTGGGATTACCTTATACAGTTTTTGAAGAGCAAGGTCTGTCGCTAGCTGTTGTCGAGGCTTCTTGTCGGTATCGACAGCCTGCAAAATATGATGATGAACTCGTAGTCTATACACGCTTGGAAAAATTTACTTCGCGAATTATTAAGTTTTCTTACCAAGTCATGATGGAGGATATTCTTTTAACCGATGGAAAGACATCCCACGTTTTCCTTAACAAAGAAGGCAGGGTGGCTGATGTTCGAAAGTATCGAGTATGGAAAGAGGTCGCTACAAAAATTCCATCTTTAAAAATCTAG
- the pyk gene encoding pyruvate kinase, with product MRRTKIVCTIGPASETPEKVKNLLQAGMNVARLNFSHGTHEEHGQRLRVLKDEAKKLGKHLGILLDTKGPEIRTGMVPQTGIELIKGASFILDTDIDNLGSLERVGITYTDLWQEVNPGTHILLDDGLIDLEVESVHNGKIYTRICNEGLLKSRKGVNVPGVPILLPAVTEKDISDIRFGIDQGIDFIAASFTRKASDIIAVRKIVEEAKANVKLIAKIESREGLNNLDSILEVADGLMVARGDLGVEIPVEEVPIAQKEMIRKCHLLGKPVIVATQMLDSMIRNPRPTRAEASDVANAILDGTDAIMLSGETAAGQYPVEAVVMMDKIAHHTETRYFDEQTSRHPQLNVAEAISYASYTIAHDLDAPAILTPTHSGLTARMISKYRPKSLIIAATPFETVARQLTLHWGVISLIIPESAGTDQLLSNAVNEALSHNLLKTGDIVVITAGVPVGKVGTTNMIKVQVIGNAVVKGTGIGRKSALGPARLIVDPKTTPFEDGDILVSRFTDAEYISLISRAGALVIEEGGLTSHASIAALNYGIPAIVGVKGVMDKFKDGQLLTVDALSGVIYEGTVTIL from the coding sequence ATGAGAAGAACAAAAATCGTTTGTACAATCGGTCCAGCTAGTGAAACGCCGGAGAAGGTTAAAAACCTTCTTCAGGCGGGAATGAATGTTGCACGTCTAAACTTTTCGCATGGGACTCATGAGGAACATGGCCAACGCTTACGCGTTTTAAAAGATGAAGCTAAAAAATTAGGAAAACATCTCGGGATATTATTAGACACAAAAGGCCCGGAGATTCGAACAGGAATGGTCCCACAAACAGGTATTGAATTAATAAAAGGAGCCTCTTTTATTCTCGATACAGATATAGATAACTTAGGTTCTTTAGAAAGAGTGGGAATTACTTATACTGACCTATGGCAAGAAGTTAATCCCGGAACGCATATCCTTCTCGATGATGGTTTGATTGATTTAGAGGTTGAATCTGTCCATAATGGAAAGATTTACACTCGTATTTGCAACGAAGGTCTTCTAAAATCAAGAAAGGGAGTTAATGTTCCAGGTGTTCCGATTCTGCTTCCCGCTGTCACTGAGAAGGACATTAGTGATATCCGCTTTGGGATTGACCAAGGGATTGATTTTATCGCTGCTTCCTTTACCCGAAAAGCATCAGATATTATTGCCGTTCGAAAAATTGTTGAAGAAGCAAAAGCAAATGTTAAACTCATTGCAAAAATAGAGAGCCGTGAGGGTCTGAACAACCTTGATTCTATCCTAGAAGTTGCGGATGGACTGATGGTTGCAAGGGGAGACCTAGGAGTAGAGATACCGGTGGAAGAAGTGCCTATCGCCCAAAAAGAGATGATTCGTAAATGTCATCTCTTAGGAAAACCGGTCATCGTTGCAACACAAATGTTGGATTCCATGATCCGAAATCCTCGTCCAACGCGAGCTGAAGCCAGTGATGTTGCCAATGCAATTTTAGATGGAACGGATGCTATCATGCTATCAGGGGAAACGGCTGCGGGACAGTACCCGGTTGAAGCTGTCGTCATGATGGATAAAATAGCTCACCATACTGAAACACGCTATTTTGATGAGCAGACATCACGTCATCCTCAGTTGAACGTGGCAGAAGCGATTAGTTATGCAAGTTATACGATCGCCCATGATTTAGATGCTCCAGCTATTTTGACGCCCACCCACTCAGGTTTGACTGCCCGTATGATTTCTAAATATCGCCCTAAATCGTTAATCATTGCCGCTACACCCTTTGAAACTGTAGCTCGGCAACTTACCTTGCATTGGGGCGTTATTTCCTTAATTATTCCTGAAAGTGCTGGCACTGATCAACTTTTATCCAATGCGGTTAACGAAGCTTTATCCCATAACTTGCTTAAAACAGGTGACATTGTTGTGATTACAGCCGGGGTACCCGTCGGTAAAGTGGGAACAACTAATATGATCAAGGTCCAAGTGATTGGTAATGCAGTTGTTAAAGGGACAGGAATTGGTCGCAAATCCGCTTTGGGTCCGGCTCGTCTAATCGTCGATCCCAAGACTACACCTTTCGAAGATGGCGATATTCTCGTCTCTCGGTTTACCGATGCAGAATATATCTCTTTGATCTCTCGAGCGGGGGCTTTAGTTATTGAAGAAGGTGGCTTAACGTCGCACGCTTCGATAGCCGCGCTTAATTACGGCATCCCTGCAATCGTTGGCGTCAAGGGTGTAATGGATAAATTCAAGGACGGGCAGCTTCTTACCGTAGATGCGCTTAGCGGAGTGATCTACGAAGGAACAGTAACGATTTTATAG
- a CDS encoding NifB/NifX family molybdenum-iron cluster-binding protein — translation MAKKIAIPTEGEIVNGHFGRSQAFTVFEIGDGQVLKQELMDTQGFEHQHAGIAQLLKSKGVETVICGGIGPGAIQGLESNGLEVLRGASGSIRDVAESYAKGTFKGTDAVCDHSHGHDHDHHQH, via the coding sequence ATGGCGAAGAAAATAGCGATACCGACTGAAGGAGAGATTGTCAATGGTCACTTTGGTCGCAGCCAAGCATTCACAGTCTTTGAAATTGGAGATGGTCAGGTTCTTAAGCAAGAATTAATGGATACTCAAGGTTTCGAGCATCAACACGCCGGAATTGCACAACTCTTAAAATCAAAAGGGGTTGAGACAGTCATTTGTGGCGGAATTGGACCAGGAGCGATTCAAGGGTTGGAAAGTAATGGCTTAGAAGTCCTAAGAGGAGCGAGTGGATCGATTCGAGATGTTGCAGAGTCCTACGCTAAAGGAACCTTCAAAGGGACAGATGCTGTCTGTGACCATTCTCACGGCCATGACCATGACCATCATCAACACTAA